The Undibacterium cyanobacteriorum genomic sequence CTGCCACCAAGCTTGGTGTGAAAGCCTTCTTGGATGGAGCCACAGTGGTAGTGATGGACGCTGTCCGGTTTTTCATGCTGTCTCCTCGTTATTCTCTCGTGTCAGTCTAGCTGACTCTGCGCGCCAACGCAGCACAGGTAGCACATTTAGCACATGTCGCATCATGACTTGATCATCACGTCTTGGCTTTTGTGTGCTTAGCGTTCAGCTAGGCGATTCTTCATTTTTATTTATTCACAATTTTTTATTGACTTCTTTTTTTGCTTAATGCCATACTACCCGAAAATTGGAAACGATTCCATATTTTTTGGAAACAGTTTCCAATCATTTCCAATTTGCGATTTTTTTCCAACAGACGCGAGCGCTCCAGTGTCCTTGGACCGCGAATTTTGGGTTCACTACCACTCATCACTAACACTACTGACTTCATTGACTTAGGAGATCGTCTTATGGCTCACGCAAACCCTCGTCTATCCACATTTTTGCGGTGGGCAATCCTTGGACTCAGTGTCGTGGGTGGTGTTGCCTGCGGCGGCGGTGGAAGTGGTGGCAGCGCAAGCCCCAGCGGTGCAAGTACAACGCCTAGCAGCGGCGGTTCAGGATCAACCACTCCCAGCACACCTAGCACACCAACATTACCGAGTGGCGGCGTACCAGCCAACTATAAGCTGGTGTGGGCCGATGAGTTTAATGGCAATGGTTTGGTCGATAGTAGTAAGTGGGACTACGATACTGAACGCAATAAAGCGGGTTGGTATAACAATGAGCTGCAATACTATTCACGCGCGCGCCTTGAAAACGCGGCGATGAGCAATGGCGTACTCACCATTACGGCGCTCAAAGAGAAACTGACGAGTGCGGCCGATTATGGTGGGCAATCGTATACCTCGGCACGATTACTCACGCGCGGCAAAGCCAGTTGGACTTATGGCTATTTCGAAATTCGCGCCAAACTGCCGTGTGGACTGGGTACCTGGCCTGCGATTTGGATGCTCGGCACCAAGGGCGCATGGCCCGATGACGGTGAGATCGACATCATGGAACATGTCGGCAAAACCAAAGGACAAATCCTCGGCAGCGCCTACAGTAACTACTACAACTGGGCCAGTGGCACCGGCACTACCAAGTCCACTACCGTACCCGATGCCTGCGATGCCTTCCACAACTATCAATTGTTCTGGGATGCCGACCAACTCGCGATTGGCGTTGATGGGAAATACTACTTTCAGTTTGTGAATCCCAAGAATGGTGATTACAAAAAATGGCCCTTCGATCAACCGCAATACATGATTTTGAACTTGGCGCTCGGGGGTGATTTGGGCGGACCGGTTGACGACACTATTTTCCCTAGCAAATTCGAAATCGATTACGTGCGGATTTATCAAAAGTAAGCGCAAAAACACACATGCAGACCGCGCCCCCATTACCACTGTTCAATCCCCAAGCCAGCGTCAGCGTGCAAGTCATTCCTGATCTTGGTGCGATGTCAGCTGTTGCAGGCAAGGGAAAGCAAGAAGTTTGTGTGGTGGTCGATGATTTTCTACTGAACCCGGAAGAAGTCGTGGAACATGCACGTCGACAGCGTCAGCAGTTCCGCTACGATGTCGACAACTACTTTCCCGGTGTAGAGATGGACATGGGGCGCACTTTTGCTTTGCAGATGGAGCAGTACTTTATGCTTCACCTGCGATCCCATTTTCAGGTGCGACGCAACCTTGGCTGCGCTTGTCGCATGTCGATGACGACCTTGTCTGCCGCAGAACTCAAGCCTCTACAACGCTTATGCCACCGCGACGCGGAAGTGCTGCCACTGGGGATGGGGATCGCTGCCAGTGTCGTCTATTTGTTCACGGACGCCTCGCTTGGCGGCACTAGCTTTTTTCGTCCACGTGGTCCACTCGATGAAACGCGTCGCTTCCTGCAGCGGGCGGAGCATGCAGATCACACCTGGCTCAATGATGAGCTACAACAAGCGCCGGCCTATTGTTATCAGTCGAATCCACGCTTTGCCCTGACGCATACGGTCGAAGCAAAATGGAATCGCGCGATATTTTATGAAGGCACAGTATTTCATGCCGCCCACATCAGCGATCCGACACGATTAAGCGCAGAAGTCGATCATGCACGACTCTGTTTGAATGCCTTCTTTCGCTTTAAGAAGCAGGCGGGTGCTGCTTGAACCTAGATGTTGGGCTTCATTGCATTCAGCGCCAACCTACGCCATCACAATCGTAGGCTGGTGCTGAGCGAAGCGATGCCCAGCTTCTGATCACCCGACCATGTTGGGCTTCATTGCATTCAGCACCAAGCTACTCCACCACATCCGTAGGCTGGTGCTGAGCGAAGCGATGCCCAGCTTCTGATCACCCGACCATATTGGGCTTCATTGCATTCAGCACCAAGCTACTCCACCACATCCGTAGGCTGGTGCTGAGCGAAGCGATGCCCAGCGTCCGATCACCCGACCATGTTGGGCTTCAATAGCGCCTCACGAAACTCAACACTTAATCTCTTTGCGCTTCTTGCCGATCGCACCGCGCGCTGCGACTTTGGCGATGTAGTCTGGTGCAAAAGGAATCTTACATGCCGTATCACCAACGTCGATCGAAACGGTGCCGATAGCTTTTCCTGCTTGCACCGCCGCGTCATGCAGAGGGGCGACAAAGGAGCCCAGCGCGATCACAAAACTGTTCATGCCGGAGCGCACTTCGTTGGGCTGTTGATGGATGGTCGTTTGCACGAAATCGAGGAGGCGTTGAAGCCATGGCAAATCAAGCGCTTGGTCGGGTGTCACCGAGACATAACTAATCAAAGTGGCCCACGCTGTTGCAGCAACATCTTCTTGCGAAGAACTACCCCACTCATTAATCAATTCAACCACGTGAGAGCTCTCGGTCGCTACCCACGCCACACTATAGCGACGGATCGCATTGCAATTAGCGGTTGCTAACCACTGCTGCAGTTGTTCCTTGCTCATCTCCTTGCCGTTCGCCATCAAGCCCGCCAAATACTGGGCATCGTAATTCCCTGTCGCGAACAAGTCGCATGCTAAAGCGGTATTACCTTTATGTGCCTTGAGCAGCTTCTTCATTTCTTCAATCTTGACGCCGAACACAGGATCGTTCGCACCATGCTTACGTAAAATCGCACGGTACGATTCACTACCTAGGCTTTCCAGAGTTTTTAAAATGTCCTGTGCACTCATACTAAGTCTCCTGCGTTAGATCCCGATTGATGAAATCTCGCTGTCCCATGCGGGACATACGTCGTATTAAAAAGATTCAACCTATCAACCCCATTTTGCAACCGATTGTCTAATGTCATTTGCTTAAAGTACACCATTAGTACATCATTAGTACACCATTCGGGAATACTGTGCTTCTTATTTTCTATTTATTTTATTATTTATTTTTTTAAATTTCTTCTCTCGTATTCAAGGAACCCATAGGAATGAGCTTCACATCCCCTCTCCGCCGCCTCGCCATTGGTTTAGTTTGTGGTTTCACTTTCAGCAGCATCACCATCGGGAGTGCGCATGCACAAGCCGACGAAGCAAAGTATTGGGGTAAGGACGCTCCCGCGGGTGCCGATCACCCCTTGATTAAACGCTTCTCCGGCTCATGGCTAACAGCTTATTCCCTCGCAGAATGGGACATCAGCAAATTCCCAAGCTCGGATGTCTTAACCAAAGATAAAAAATTCCAGGACCTCATCACACTAGAAGGCAAGCAAACCCGACTGCAATATCTCGCCCCACGCGGCAAAATGCCAGTCGAGGTATTCCGCAACTACCAACAAGCCTTACAAATCGCTGGCTTCAAAACGCGCTTCGTCTGCGAAACACAGTGTGAAAAACTGTACTGGGCGTGGAAAGACATGAACGAACCCAATAAGGGCATGCAGTTCGCCGAAGGTTATATCTATACGCCTAAAGACAGTCGCTACAGCCATACCTCAGCCTTAACCAGCGATCGCGGCATGATGTTAGTGGGGACCATGAAAAAAGGCGGGCAAGATACCCATGTCTTGATTTACACCTCCTCAGCGGCCAACGACACTACCGGCTTAACCCAAACCTATATCCACATCGCCGAGCCTAAACCTATGCCTACCGGCCAAGTGTTCGTCGATACCAAGGCCCTACAGAATGGTTTGCAAGAAGAAGGCAAAGTCACTTTAAACGGCCTCTTTTTTGACACAGGTAAAGCTAGCATCAAAGAAGAATCGAAACCGCAATTGGAAGAAATGGCGAAGTTGATGCAAGCCCAAGCCAATCGCAAGTTCTTCATCGTGGGTCACACCGATAATATTGGCAATTTCGACGCCAATCAAACGCTCTCTTTGCAGCGCGCCCAAGCCGTCGTCAGCGCCCTCACCGCGGCACCGTATCGTATCGCGGCCAATCGTTTGATCGCTAAAGGCAATGCGAACTTAGCGCCAGTTGCCAGCAACGCAGAAGAAGCAGGCCGTGCGCGCAATCGCCGAGTGGAATTGGTGGAACAGTAAAGAAAAATGCAGGTGTCGGTGATGACCGACACCTGCAACACCAACATTTTTAAGCGCTAAGATTTCTCAGCGAAACCGTTTATGTCGCGGCCACGGCTTGCAAGGCAAGATCCCGGGTCTTTTTGGCGATCTCCGCGCTAGTCTTAAACACGGCTTGTGCATGTGCCTCGGCTGCCGCATCACCCTTGGCCATAATCACTGCTTGAAACAACACCATATATTGTGCCTGTATAGCTGCGCTATAAGCAGCGTCAATTGCTTTCTCTTCCATTTGACTCTCCTCGCATCAATGATTTGTCATTTACTTCTTCTGCCCTTCTCCCACAAAGGCCTTGGCCTCAGCACCAACACGAATCACACGCACTTGACGAATATCTTCCGCGGCACCTAGCTTCGCTACGCTGTCTTGGCCGGCAGTGAGCTTGCCGATGATGGGGAATTCGTTCGGTACTTTGCTTGCATCCGTTGCCAATAACATCTTACCTTGTGCATTGATCGCGAACACAGGTGTCTGCTTTGTATTACTCACTGCAGTCGGTGTCAATGTTTCAGTCATGGTAGTGTCGGGCCAGTTGCCATTCAAACTCATTAGCCATTGCCCTTCTTGTTGGGTGATGTTACCGATAGCAGCCGGTGGAGTCGTTGGACGCGGAGCGCCCGGATTAAATGTCGCTGGTTTGTAATTCGTTTCCAATTGCCCGATCAAACGCGCAACCGTCGCCGGTGCTGCATTGCTCTGTAACTCGACCAAGACATTGCCTTGTGCCGTCACCACTTCTACATATAAACCCGCTGGCAAATAAAAACCTTCACGACTCAAATTTTCTGGTGCGTTGGCTGCCTCGTAAGCCATCAAGGCAATGGCGATAGCAGAGTGTTGTTGGGCCTTCGCATACGGCACGACTTCATTATAAGTATCGAGCAAGGTATGCCAAGTGCGGCTGTAAACGAAGTCGGTTTTATTGTTGGCATTCGGCGTCGGTACACCTTTCATAGAAAAAGCTGAGGCATCGGTGCCCGCTAAAGCCTCGGCGCGTATCCTTGGATAATCACTGGTTTTGACTTCAAAACCGAACTCAGGATTGCCACCATTGACACCATTGAGACTCTTAGCCACACGCTCAAACGGCGCTTTCCAAGCACTTGGTACGGTAATGCCGGATACCGCGCCCGGTGCGCCATCACGATTGAGCATCATGACTACTTTATCCATTTCTTTTGCATGTCTTTCGGTGTAAGCCGAGGCGCCGACAATGCCCAATTCCTCACCAGCCGAGGCCACCATCACAATACTACGTTTCGGTTTGGCGCCAGCTTTCGCCAATAAGCGCATGGCCTCAATCGTTGGCGAAACACCCGAACCATCATCAACCGCGCCTGTCGCACTGTCGAAACTATCTAAGTGAGCACCGATGACCACGTATTCATCGGGCTTTTCGGTGCCAGTGATTTTAGCGACCACGTTGTGATACGGCACTGGCCCCGGATAAAACCAATTGCGGATATCAAATTCCAATTCGACTTTCTCGCCTTTTTTCAGCAGCGCTTGGATTTCATTGTAGTGATCCGCCGTCATCTTGATGTCCGGCATGGTCGGTAAAGCTTCCCAACTGGTTGGCTTGGCATCCAACAGAGCTAAAGGTTCTTTGCCCGCTTGTATGGTGCCGAGCGCGCCTGCTTCCATTAATTTGAGACTCACGGCATCGGGCTTATATTCTTTACGGCCATCACGTCCCATCCCGCGACTGTCGCCAGGGATCAACACCCAAGCGCCTTTGAATTCGGCCATGCGCGCTTGCGCTTCGGCTTCATTCGCCGGCCCCAACACGGCCAAACCGCGTTGCACGCCCTTAGTACCAGCGGTGTAGCTAGGCGTACCGAAACGTAAGCTCTTCTCACTCGGGGTGATCATCTTGCCAAACCATGGACCGCGATTGAAACCGAGCGGTTGCTGCGCCGCTTCTTCCAATTCGGCCGCAATACCCCAAGCCCGCATTTGATCACGCGTCCAACGTGCTGCGTGACTGAAGTTATCGCTACCCGCCATACGACCACCGAAACGATTCGTCAGTACATCCAACCAAGTCATGACTTGTGGATCTTGGGTACCGATTTCAACGATTTTCTTTGCAGTGGCGTCTTGCGCCTGCGCGAAGCTTGTCACACCGCACAAGATCAAAATAGCGATGGCGTGTTTGCTCTTAGCAAACAGAGAGTGCGCTTGAGACTGAGGATAGAATTCGGGACGGGAAGCGAACATGATGGTCTCTTATTGTGATTAGTCGGATTGAGCGAACAAGCGAACGGACGAACAAGCTAGCTCGCCCGACTTCGACTCTCAGGACTGTCGCAAGTTCCATCAAAGTGCTTAAGGCTATTTAAGCCCCCCTTAGGAAAAACCCTAAGCAAAAATATCTTGCTTGGCTCGCTCACTAATCGCCGTCACGGCGGGATCTTGCAAGCGGCGCTCGGTAGTAATCACATAGATTTCTTCGACCAACTCAGGCACATCAAAGACCGCCTTGACGCCATATTGATGCATGACGTCTTGTTTCATCGCTGATGGCGCGAAAAAGAAGCCCGCGCCTGCGCGACCGAAGGCTTTCATCAAAGCACCATCATCAAACTCACCGACAATCACTGTTTGCAATTGCTGATCCGACATCCAACGCAAGATTTTGCTTTGCACCGCGGCGTCTTCACTGGGTATCAAAAATGGTGCGCCTTTCAAGCATGCTGGATACTTACCTTTGTATCGCTTCGCCAAGGCGGGCTCGGCAAAGATGGTAAGTCCACATTTACCGAGTAAATGATTAAAAGCACGCACGCTGATTTGACTACTGACGCTACTCAAAGGACGATCTGCAATCACGGCATCGATTTTGTGTACCGCCAAATCGCCTAACAGCAATTCCAAACGACCTTCGCGACAATGTAAGCGCACGGGTTCACTTAACTGTAAGGCAGGCTCCAACAGTTTATACGCCACCACCTTGGGCACGGCATCCGCAATGCCAACCCGAAAGGGACGTCGGCGCGCTTGCAATTGATTGCGTAGGACATCCAGTAACTGATCACCGGTCGTGAAAATATCATCGGCATACACCATGATGCGTTGACCGGCTTCTGTCAGACTTAAGTTGCGTCCTGATTTTTTGAATAACTCGACGCCCAAACTTTGTTCGAATTCATTGATCTGACCACTCACCGCATGCGGCGTCAAATGCAGCTGCTCCGCTGCTTTAGCGATACTGCCGGTCTTCGCCACCATCCAGTAATAGCGTAGATGCTTGTAATTCAATGACGCCATGGTCTACCTTTCGCTTGCGCTGTGTTTTTACTAGCGAGTATCGCGTTGTGCTAGTGGTAAAGCATCATTCTACCCGCTAGCTGGATGATGTCGAGCAGAGCGACTCCGCTCCGCCGACGAAGTTTGACGACGCAGGGCTTGCAAGCGTAGCAAATTCCAATAACGGCTGGCACGCCATACTAATTGCATGAGGAGATAACTCGATAACGCCAAGCTCATCGCCAACACCACCATACCAATCACCCATGGCAAACCTAAATCAAGCACCCATTGCCACCAGAGTTCGATACTCATGAGCGGCGCTTGCCAGTCGGTTTCTGGCAGGGCTGGTAAGCTACTCCACTTGGTGTCTGCGCCATGCAAACCCAATAGCCACTGACCGAGGCTGTAGGCAGCCATATAGATCGGCACGATGGTTAAAGGATTGGTTAAGAAAGTTCCGACCACCGCCATGGGCAAGTTAAGTCGAAAGAAAAAGGCGAGGCTGATCGCCGCAATCATCTGCAAAGGCCCGGGAATCATGCCACAGAAAACACCGGCGGCTAAACCCCAAGCGACTGCTTCACGCTCGACTCGCCACAAACTGGAGCGGTCAAAGTGGTGCGTGAAACGACGGCTAATTGGAATACGTTCTATGGTTTGCCGATCCGGCAAAATACGACGAAGAAATTTCTTGGGCATACCAGTGCCTTTCGCTCTGCATGAGTGCCATCAGCACTTTGATGAATGGCACTCATGCAAAGTTTCAGGGTGTGAACTCGATTTAATAGTGGGTTTCTAAAATAGAGGGGCGGCGCTCAGTTGGCATTGGATGTGTATATTTGGGCGATGGATTTGGCTTATCCCCACTCATACTCGCATCTCCCAAAGTGACTAAATCCAACATCCAACGTTCAAGCGCCCTTGAAATCAAAATAGCCTCGCCATCACTCACGCGGCTATCGGCATCGACAATCGCGACCATCCATGCCAACAATAGTTTTTGCAGTTGCGGATCTTCAATCTCGGCCAGCAAGCTGTCGATCAACTCCGGCGACATTTCAATTTGACCGTAATGCGCACCGCATAGCAACATGTCTTCGCACAGCGTATGCACAATCTTCTCGAATTCATCTTCGCTTAAGCCGAGCTTTTGTACCATCTCATAACCCGCGACGAGTTCCAGCTCAGACTTATCTAAGCCACCGTCAACTAACATCGCCAATGCCACAATTCGCGCCATCGCTTGTGGACTATCTTTTTCGTAGCTACGCATCATGTCCTCACCAATTAAAAACGTTCAAGAGATTCGTTTTCTTCCACGCCTTGCTCCGGCCAGTGCTTGTGCTGCACGTGGCTGTGTTCGCGCTTACGCCCTATCCGCTTCGACAGCAGATGCTCGGCGCGACCAATCGCACGGTCGATCGCGACATACATATCGGTCTCGGTATCGTGCACGAGAATTTGTTGGCGACCGGCCAAGGGAATTTGGATAAGACAATGTTTGTCCTCACCACCGCGTGGACCATTCACATCCGATAGTCGCACTTTGACAGTGCGCACTTCGTCCAAGGCCCAGTCAGTAGCGAACTTGAGGCGACGATAAGTGTGTTCACGCAAACCCTCGGTGAGTTCAAAGCCGCGTGCTTGGATGTCGATATGCATTGCTAATCTCCTCTTTAGAATGTCGCACCATATTGCGCGACATCCTTAGTGTAGGGATCAGCAAACTGTATTTCAAATCGATTAATTGGAGAGGATTGCTCGAAAAAATCGAGCAATCTCGTGAGGAGGACAAATCGCTAAACTAAGTTTTCGGACAGATTAAGCGGCTTCACGTGCCATGCAATGGGCACGAATATAATCCAAATGGCTTGGCATGGCATCGACGCATTTGCGTATCACCATTTGTGTGTTGTACAAGAAGCCAGCGATTTCTTCTTGACTACGTTGATCAACCACAGGGCTATAGCGACGTGGCCGCATGCCTTGTCCATGCATCACTTGTAGCCAACTATCTTCGGGGAAGAGCTCTTCGTTTTCGCGCAAAATACGACCATTGCTAGCGAACAGATCCAACTTGATTTGCAAGCTTTCGGGTACTTCCATCTCGCGGCAGTATTTCCAAAACTCGCTATCTTCGCGGGTATTGACCTTGTAGTGCAAAATCAAGAAATCTCGAATTTGCGCATACTCTTTGTCGGTAAGGCGATTGTAATTGTCGATATCAACTTGATCGAAATCTTTGTTTGGGAAGAAGCTCAGCAAACGCATGAGTCCTGTCTTCACCATATGAATGCTGGTTGACTCCAAGGGCTCCATGAAGCCACCGGATAAGCCAATCGCGAGACAGTTTTTATTCCACGCTTTTTTACGCTTACCCGTTGTGAATTTGATTTGGCGTGGTTCCGCCAACACTTGGCCATCGAGATTATTCAAAAGGATCTGCGTGGCTTTTTCGCTATCCATGAATTTGCTAGAGAACACATGACCATTGCCAATCCGATGTTGCAGAGGAATGCGCCATTGCCAACCTGCTTCATGTGCCGTCGAACGTGTATGCGCTTGGCTTGAGCCACCTAGAGAGCATGGCACCGCGATCGCTGTATCGCATGGCAGCCAATGGCTCCAATCTTCGTAACCCGTTTGTAAGGCTTGTTCAATCAAGAGCCCAACCATGCCAGAGCAATCAATAAAAAAATCGCCAGCGATGACGTCGCCATTCTCCATCGTCACCGATTCAATAAAGCCATTGTCGGCTTTCAGATTGACCTTAACGATCTTACCTTCAGTACGTTTGACGCCGCGTTGCTCGGAATAGCGACGTAAATATTTGGCGTACAGACCCGCATCGAAATGATAGGCATACGATAAATCAGACAAAGGAGAATTCGGTAAATCAGGACGACCGACACTGAATTTTCCCATCAAACTCGCGACGGTGTTGATCGAGAAAGGCTCTAAGCCATCGACCAAACCGAGTTGATTCATCTTCAGCCAGTAGTGATAGAAATTCGCCATAGGCTGATCGCGTCCCACCGAACCGAAGCCGTGGAAATACTTGGTCCCTTTCACACCCCAGTTAACGAATTCAATCCCTAACTTGAAAGTGCCTTGTGTATTGCGCAGAAAATCGTTCTCATCGATCCCGAGATGCGTATTGAAATTGCGAATGCTCGGAATCGTCGCTTCACCAACACCAATGGTTGAGATCAAATCGGATTCGATGAGGCGAATCCGATGTCCGTTCGGCAGCAGTTGTGCCATGGTCGCGGCGCTCATCCAACCGGCGGTACCGCCGCCAACAATCACGATATCTTGTATGCGTTTATCAGACATGCTGATCTTCCTTCGATGTTCTTGTAGATCTGGGTCTTTACTGCTTTTCATTGTACGCCGACTCGATAACAAAAAAGAGTCCAATGCCGTCGATCATAAGGACCAAGACAATTGGACTCAAGGATGTTCGCTGGAGAGCGTGGTAAAACTTTCACCTTTACTGACATCAATCTCTGTGGGTTGAGTTCGATGTCAGTTAGGTGTCACAACAACGACCGGATTAGTTATTGACTAGCTTAATGGCTAGCTTAATGACTAGCCTGGTAACTAGATCAATAGCTAAAGCCGAAGCGTACGCCGAACATACGCGGTTCAACTGGTGCGTAGTTCATCTGTGCGCCAATACCTGAGCCACGCCAGTAAGCCGCTTTGCTATCGGTCGCATTACGGACATACAATTCGGCATGCCATGCATCGTCTGGTGCATCTAAACGCATCGATGCATCAATCAAAGAGTATGCCTTTTGGAAGCGTCCAATATGGGCAAACTCATCATTGCGTACATCGAAGTAAGCCTTGTCACGCCAGTTCCACTTCACGTAAGGAATCAAAGCAAAGCCGTTTGGCAAATCAAATTTCTGCGAGAAGTGCAACATCATCGTGCGACGCGGTGCGTTTGGCAGATTGTTGTTTGTCACATCGTACAAACGCTTACCATTGTCTGGGCCGAGACCGTTGTAAACCGGTGCGCAGGGTGTCAAACCAAATTCAACACGGGCGTCGCAGTTGTAGTCATCACTGTAGGAACCGTAATCATGAATCTTGGTATCTAACAATGTGAATGCACCGCCGATTTTGCCGCCTGGCCAAGGTTTGTAATCCCATTCCACTTCCAGACCACGAATCTTGGTGTTACCGACGTTGATCGTACGCCACGTTTCATACACGTCGCATTTCGGTTGATCAGAGGTACATGGTGCCGGCGGTACAAATTTGCTGACGAAGTAAGTACCAGTCAATTGCTGATCCTTATAGTTCATCGCGAATGCCACCGCAGACAAGCTCAATTTGTTTTCTAAGAACTTACCTTTGTAACCAATTTCAAAGTTCGTGACGAGTTCTGGTTTATACGGCAAGAAGGTTTCGACGTTGGCGGAACCGTCGGCACATTTACGCACATTCGGACCTGTGGCGTCGCCACCGCAACGCATCGTACGATCGCCAAAACCACCCGCTTTATAGCCTGTCGACAAAGAGGTGTAAGCCATTTCGTTCGGGTTGATTTGCGTTTGCAAGCCTAAGCGCCAGGTTGCCTTATGCCATTTTTCGCTATGGTCATTCTTACTTGGTGTGCCGTACAAATGGTATGCGGCTGCACTACCACCAGGGCCGTAGTCGAGATCATGACCTTGTGGCAGACGATAGCCTGGCGTATTTGGTGTACCTGGGTCATAGCCGCCGTTATAGAACTCTTTCTGACCCCACCAGCCACCGAGGTTCAAACCATCTTTATCGGTCTTGCTATCAGCGCTGTAACGAGCACCGGCAGTGGCCGTCCATGTTGGCGCGAACTCCCAATCAGCCTGCGCGAAGATCGCTTTCGCATCAACTTGGCGATTTGGCTGCGCATAGAAAGCGCCTGAAGCTAAACCGACTGGTGCACGATACAAATCAACCACTTCATAGTTGATTTGGTTTTTCTCATGCATCCAGAACAAACCACCGACGTATTTCAAATCACCGATACGTTGTTTCAACTGCAGTTCGTGCACAGTAGAGACGTATTTAGAATCAACCGTTTGTTGATACTGGTCGGACAGTGGCCAAGTACCCCAGTTATTACCGCCAGGGATGCTTGGATGGTCTTGGGTAATTTGGAAAGGCAATGCCGTCATATTGCCTTTGTCGTTGTCATACAGCTGACTACGACGTTGATCGGCTAATGCGAAGTTATAGTCGAGTACGGTGTCTTTATCGACATCCCAATTGACGTTCGTACGCAAAGTACGAATCTTCATATCGGTCATGCCTGGCACGTTGATTTTCAAATCAAAACGGCCCCAGCCAGTTGGGCAAGCGTAACGTGTTCCGGCGACGGAATCACAGTCTTTAAATGCGGTACCGCCCGCGCCAGAATCTTGGAACTCTTCATACGTGGCACGCAAACGCAAGTCTCTATTGACTTTGTACAAAGCGGACAAACGCGCAGACCATTCGTTTTGATTAGTGTAGTAATCGCTAGGATCAACTTTGCGATTCCAACGTTGCATCACATCAGGAATGCCATCTGGTTTCCAACCTTTGGATGGCAAGTTCGCCTCACTAAAATCTTGCATCTGATTCGCATAACCATCACGCGTGACTTTCATGAACGACGCACGCAAGGCCAAGTCATCGCTGATCTTGAAGTTTTGAATCATATTCACTTGGCGTTTGTTGTAATTGCCAAGTTCGATTTCGGAACGACCGTAATTGCCTGCGAAGTCTGGTTTAGCGGAGATCACATTGATCGTACCACCGGTGGAATTACGACCGAACAAGGTACCTTGTGGACCGCGCAAAATTTCGACTTGCTCAACGTCGAACATCAAGGCTTGAGCACCTTGTGGACGAGGTGAAT encodes the following:
- a CDS encoding DUF2062 domain-containing protein, yielding MPKKFLRRILPDRQTIERIPISRRFTHHFDRSSLWRVEREAVAWGLAAGVFCGMIPGPLQMIAAISLAFFFRLNLPMAVVGTFLTNPLTIVPIYMAAYSLGQWLLGLHGADTKWSSLPALPETDWQAPLMSIELWWQWVLDLGLPWVIGMVVLAMSLALSSYLLMQLVWRASRYWNLLRLQALRRQTSSAERSRSARHHPASG
- a CDS encoding tellurite resistance TerB family protein, which translates into the protein MMRSYEKDSPQAMARIVALAMLVDGGLDKSELELVAGYEMVQKLGLSEDEFEKIVHTLCEDMLLCGAHYGQIEMSPELIDSLLAEIEDPQLQKLLLAWMVAIVDADSRVSDGEAILISRALERWMLDLVTLGDASMSGDKPNPSPKYTHPMPTERRPSILETHY
- a CDS encoding HPF/RaiA family ribosome-associated protein → MHIDIQARGFELTEGLREHTYRRLKFATDWALDEVRTVKVRLSDVNGPRGGEDKHCLIQIPLAGRQQILVHDTETDMYVAIDRAIGRAEHLLSKRIGRKREHSHVQHKHWPEQGVEENESLERF
- a CDS encoding tryptophan halogenase family protein, translated to MSDKRIQDIVIVGGGTAGWMSAATMAQLLPNGHRIRLIESDLISTIGVGEATIPSIRNFNTHLGIDENDFLRNTQGTFKLGIEFVNWGVKGTKYFHGFGSVGRDQPMANFYHYWLKMNQLGLVDGLEPFSINTVASLMGKFSVGRPDLPNSPLSDLSYAYHFDAGLYAKYLRRYSEQRGVKRTEGKIVKVNLKADNGFIESVTMENGDVIAGDFFIDCSGMVGLLIEQALQTGYEDWSHWLPCDTAIAVPCSLGGSSQAHTRSTAHEAGWQWRIPLQHRIGNGHVFSSKFMDSEKATQILLNNLDGQVLAEPRQIKFTTGKRKKAWNKNCLAIGLSGGFMEPLESTSIHMVKTGLMRLLSFFPNKDFDQVDIDNYNRLTDKEYAQIRDFLILHYKVNTREDSEFWKYCREMEVPESLQIKLDLFASNGRILRENEELFPEDSWLQVMHGQGMRPRRYSPVVDQRSQEEIAGFLYNTQMVIRKCVDAMPSHLDYIRAHCMAREAA
- a CDS encoding TonB-dependent receptor, which codes for MFHPKTKRTLMSMAIAGAFGLMHAGAYAQQADATKSNENTDTKKSKKDSEQVQEVQVTATRYSTSLLKTPLAVTAYNQDNLSRLGVTSAKDLANEVPNVTIVQTNDSAIQVTIRGITSSNTTEIGDPAVGFHVDGMYSPRPQGAQALMFDVEQVEILRGPQGTLFGRNSTGGTINVISAKPDFAGNYGRSEIELGNYNKRQVNMIQNFKISDDLALRASFMKVTRDGYANQMQDFSEANLPSKGWKPDGIPDVMQRWNRKVDPSDYYTNQNEWSARLSALYKVNRDLRLRATYEEFQDSGAGGTAFKDCDSVAGTRYACPTGWGRFDLKINVPGMTDMKIRTLRTNVNWDVDKDTVLDYNFALADQRRSQLYDNDKGNMTALPFQITQDHPSIPGGNNWGTWPLSDQYQQTVDSKYVSTVHELQLKQRIGDLKYVGGLFWMHEKNQINYEVVDLYRAPVGLASGAFYAQPNRQVDAKAIFAQADWEFAPTWTATAGARYSADSKTDKDGLNLGGWWGQKEFYNGGYDPGTPNTPGYRLPQGHDLDYGPGGSAAAYHLYGTPSKNDHSEKWHKATWRLGLQTQINPNEMAYTSLSTGYKAGGFGDRTMRCGGDATGPNVRKCADGSANVETFLPYKPELVTNFEIGYKGKFLENKLSLSAVAFAMNYKDQQLTGTYFVSKFVPPAPCTSDQPKCDVYETWRTINVGNTKIRGLEVEWDYKPWPGGKIGGAFTLLDTKIHDYGSYSDDYNCDARVEFGLTPCAPVYNGLGPDNGKRLYDVTNNNLPNAPRRTMMLHFSQKFDLPNGFALIPYVKWNWRDKAYFDVRNDEFAHIGRFQKAYSLIDASMRLDAPDDAWHAELYVRNATDSKAAYWRGSGIGAQMNYAPVEPRMFGVRFGFSY